AATCTATCTAGTATTCACTGTAGAGTATGCAGCAGCTCCCCACGATTCTTCCGTAACCTGCTCAACGACGATAATTTCATCAAAATGTTCAATCGTGGGCGGCACGGTTATGAGGAGTCCTCTccgaatccttttttttttttttgcttcggaaCTCAATTCGTCCGTTTGACATGGCGCTTTTCCTCACTGCTGGTGTGCTGGCGCCAGCAAACAGTAGAGCACATtctcacctatggacaattttagTCTTCAACTAACCGAGCATGGGTGGGTGGGGTGTTACTGAGAAGACAGGTCGTTCGGATTCTACAAAATGCTTCCAAAAGAGGCGTGATCGATGCAACTCGGATGTGACATTTAGCAAGGAGATGTATATTACCCACAGTTCTTTGCGGGCGACAGTTCTTTGAAGTTTATGGACTACACGAAGACTATTGAAATCTTCATGCTAGAGATTTTACAGCTAAAGATAGTACCATGCATTGTTAATTTATGGACAAACGTATGTTAAGGATGCTAAAATTATAACTTGTCTCAACAGACTAACAGCTGCCACCTAGCGGTATTTTCTGCACACTTCAAAACTCGTGATGTGTTTTGAATGAACACAATTTACTCAAGCACAATCGAAATGACGAGGAGTTTAGTTCTCCAATGCATTTGTCTTTGCTATATAAGAGTGCAACGCCCTTTTTATTCGGCCCACATCAGGCGCAAAACCAGCACTACAATTTGAAACGCGGATATCGTTTGTCCCATTGGAGTCGCCGTAGTTTGCAGTGCTACTCGTGTCGCTGCTCTTCCGTGCACAGTTCGCGACAACAAACTGAGCAAAACTAAGCCAACCGAAACGTCGACGCGGTTGGCCCATCGCCACCTCGATGGACCAAAACGCCGTTCGTTAAATCTTCCAGTCCTGATAAGTCTCGTCTCACATTTAAGGTTCACGGCCGAGcgtagcttagcttagcttagctttttGAGCTGCTCACAAAGGGACGGGAAGCGGAGAGCAAATGTGTGCCAAACGCGTGAAAGAAGAAAAGTGCGAGGAGAACGAGCGACGACGTCAACCGCTGGACGCTCTTTGTCAGCAGCCTCGCTTTGTTTTCAACCGGCCAGGTTTGCTTGTTTCTTCCTTCTCCGAGTGAGCAAAGCTCGACTTTGACAAAACTGTTTGCCTTCTTGTGTCCTGCAGACGTCTATGACGGAGAGCTTTGTCCTGAGCCTCCTGGCGTTAAAGAGGAAGACGATCCAGAGGGCTCGTACataaaagaggaagagcaggaggtCGCCATCACCAGGTTTCACTTGACTCGCGTTACTGTCAAGCGTGAAGACGGCGATGGAGGATCACAAGCAGACGGCCTCTTACCTCCTCTATCAGATAGCGacgacgtgacgtcacactctgacgacgacgatgatgatgatgatgatgaagaacaGTCTCATGATGATATGACCCTGCACACTGACAGGAAGCGAGTGAAATGCGCTCATTGTGACAAAGTTTTTTACAAGTCCTCCTTGAAAAgacacatgagaacacacactggagagaaaccgttTGCCTGTCCGGCGTGTGGTAAAAAATTCTCGAGAAAGGGAGATTTGGCAACACACCAAAGAACACACACCGGGGAGAAGCCTTTTGCGTGCTCCTTTTGTGGGAAAAGATTTACTCAAGGAAACTCTCTGATAGCACACGAGAGAACGCACACTGGTGGGAAACCTTTTGCGTGTTTGGCTTGTGGTAAAACATTCAGTCAGAAGGGAAATTTGATTgcgcacacaagaacacacactggagaaaaaccttttggcTGTTCAGTCTGCGGCCAGAGATTCTCGATAAAAGCAAATTTAACAACGCACATAAGGacgcacactggagaaaaaccttatGCCTGCTCAGTGTGTGACCAAAGATTCTCTATCAAGAGAAATTTGACAAGACactcaagaacacacactggagagaaatgACTCAGTTGTAGCAAATGATGAAATATTGTATGAAAAGGGTTTGCGTCACAGACGAGTGTGCTGGTGAGGAGCAGTGAGTTGCAGAATAAACTGAAGAAACTGAGCCTGTGTTGGTAATTCTCTTCTATTTTCTTCTCATCGCTATTTAGGGATTTTTACACAATCTTATATGACCAGAAGTAACTATTCACATTGTGTGTGATGTCATGATTCTCCCGGTCCTCGCcttggctgtgcaggtcccccgaCACACCTGCGCCTTATCCCCAATAATTACCTgtagtacttataggaccctgCGGACGACCTGGCATTGCCAGACTGTTGCCGTCCATGCCTCGGTCCGTTACTTCCTTGCTTCTGATCCCTAACCCTGCGTATtgacctctgcctgttctccgaccaatcCGGGAagcttaacgtccttgatactgcttctctctctgactgacttcCCGGTTTACGACCTTtgaacgaataaagaccttcttttaactgcctccctacgtaccgagtcgtgcatttaggTCCACACtcgagttctggttatgacataTGGTTTTGCTGACCATTCTTGAggcgcatatatatatatagagagagagagagaatgcagAGTACAGAGCAAACATCTCCACATATCAGAAAAACATTTGCCCACGTATTTGGTCTCAATTACCAAACACCCAAACTATGCAAAGCGGAACAGGTACCGCACCGTGGTGATGTTGCACATTGCAACTCAGAAGGATTCCAACAAGTTTGTCCGAGTTGCTTTGCCGTACTACTGCCCCTGCCGCTCTACTacgcgtttttttcccccttttttttcccacgcggTAAAACTAATCGTGAACTTGCTCCATCCTGAACACAGCACGTCCGTCACTACGGCGCGACTCACGAATCACATCCCAAATCTTCGTGTGAAGTCGTCTCGGTGCACGTTGAAGCGTCTACGACTAGCCTAACTTTGTTTAGCTTAGCTTCGCTCCGCAGGCGTTTGTTAGACGCGATTGTGAGCAACACATCGCGAAGCAAAGAGAGAAGACGTGACAATCAAATGTGTTTAGCGAGTCATCAAGTATGAAAGAAAACCacaaggggattttttttgtgtgtgtgacaaagGAGAATGCAGCAGCTGTTGTTGTCGCTCTATCTCTACGAGGTTTGAGCACCTACTCACTTGTTTTCGAACTACCGTCATTGATGAATATTCTTGTGCAGCGATGGTGCAGATCTATTCATCAGTGGCGTCTTTGGTTTTGATTTTGGTGGTTTAAAAATGTGGACAATTAATTGTACAAAATTCCCACACACCCAAATTTCACAAATCTCATCATGCCATTTGTGAAATTTGGGTGTGTGGGAATTTTGCGAGTGTCAAGGgagccgccaacagagacacgtttgtgcagtcagatcatcgcaaaatatcgctcaacacaggtcaagtgtgacaatcattcacacttagctctgttatgcaagcgaagaactgctaattcatttatatgagacatgtattgaaaatcaaatttagggtttacctttgtgcaaacatatctgttccggttgattttagatggattcagttgatgatgcggtcttccacaaagtttgatccattaaagacatttttcgtactgggtcttcggttttggaaagggtacgaatggaactccaccaagtagcctttcaggatacctgtcgtcactattacaaaatccgtgactacacctcttaaccatatctattgtgcgttgtctgagatttgagtccgggattatgcagatctctggcctctgattggtcagtgacgcggattgcgcaacatccacgcaggggtcaattgacccggcaaaatgtgacaacaaactcaaggAATAATTATTGCTGTTGAATTCTACGTTATCTGTTGAAGAATTTAATTGCGTTAAAGAGTGAAGAAGCTACTGGAATGTTCGCTAGTTTTCGTTTGCGTTGCTTGGTGgcgcctacctgagggaaggagttggaagagctggtgaccaggatgtgaagggtctgagaggattatgcctgctcttgtcttagtttgAGTAAAGTCCAAttcctcaagggtgggtagggtggtacCGACAATCCTTGTTGTTACTGAATGCGAGAAATGACTTTGTTGGTACGCACGCttcatcaaagaaaaaaaagtaacaaagagTTTATGcacatgaaaaatagaaaggaaaGTTTTGATGAGGAGGTAAAAGACGTAGCGTGCCTACTATTACGGCCACGATAGTGTTTGGTTGTGCATCCGGCTTCAAACTTTTGCCAATCAAAAATGACCGAAGCCATGAGGGCCGTCGGCGTGAGAGAGGACCAGTTGATGGTCAAGCAGGTCACCTACAAACGGAGGTTCTGCTGTGGAGCCATCAGGAAGGTAGGAAGGAACGAGTCAGTGATGAGCAACGCAGCCTCGGTCGCTTTCTTCGGTTTATTATCCAGCTTCCATCGCACTCGTGACTCTTAAGCTCAGACTTGACATCCAATATTTTGTTATACACATTGTAACTGAATAATAAGTTTGCCATCATTTCTTTACCcggtatatgtgtgtgtgtgtgtgttatttgacAGTCCTGTGCAgcgaatctttggccacaaactgagcaggcaaaggtttttctcccatgtgtgttcttgtgtgcctTTTTAAACTGGCCTTGACAGAGAACCTTTGGCCACAAagtgagcaggcaaaaggtttttcaccagtgtgcgtTCGCGTGTGTCTTGTCAAATGAGTCTTCACAGTGAATCTTTTCCCACAAACCGAGCACAcgaaaggtttctctccagtgtgcgttctcGTGTGTGTCGTTAAATTGGTCTTTTTAGCAAATCTTTTCCCGCAAGctaagcaggcaaaaggtttctctccggtgtgtgtTCTTCTGTGGCTTGTTAAATCTCCCTTCTGAATGAATTTTTTGCCACAAAATGAGCAGGCAAAAAGTTTTTCACCcgtgtgtgtccttgtgtgttttgtcaAATGTTCCTGTGCaaagaatctttggccacaaaccgAGCAGGCAAAGTTTTTTTCTGCAGTGTGTATTCTCGTGTGCCTTATTAAATTTGCCTTCACAGAGAACCTTTGACCACAAAccaagcaggcaaaaggtttttccccACTATGTAATTTTGTGTGcctttttaaatttgctttgaGGGAGAAATTCtgaccacaaattgagcagcCAAAGGTTTTTTCACCCGTGTGTGTTCCTGCGTGAGTTTTTAAGTGTGCCTTTCGAGAGAATTTTTTACCACAAACCGAGCAGGCAAAATGTTTGTCTCCTGTGTGAGTTCTTACGTGCAACTTTAAATCTCCCTTGAAAGAGAATCGTTGACTGCAGAGTGAGCacgcaaaaggtttctctccgctGTGTGTTCTCGTGTGTCTTGCAAAATAGATCCTCTTCGTGAATCCTTTACCACAAAGTGAACAAGCGAAAGCTTTTTCgccggtgtgtgttcttgtgtgtgttttcaaatttgCCTTGACAGAGAATCTTTGGCCGCACACTAAGcatgcaaaaggtttctctccagtgtgggttCTCGTGTGCCTCGTTAGATTTTGCTTCCCAGTAAACCGTTTACCGCAGACTGAACAAGCAAACGGTTTTTCTCCAgtatgtgttcttgtgtgtattgtcAAATCCCCCTTCTGAAAAAACCTTTTTCCACAAACCGAGCAGGCGAGAGGTTTTTCACCGGTGTGTGTTCTGAGGTGTTTTGTTAAATTCCCCCTTATTGAGAATCTTTTGTCGCAAAGTGAAcaagcaaaaggtttttctccagtgtgcgttcttgtgtgtcttaTCAACGATGACTTGTTGTAAAATGTTCTGTTACAATGAGAACACTGGATGCATTTGTTGTTGGCGTGACATTTCAGAGCACCTTTCCAGTTTTCCTCATCACCTTCGCCATCGTCGTCATAATTAGAAGAGTGTGACGTTATGTCGTCACTCTCCGAGAGCAGAGCCGAGAGGTCGCGTCTTCtcatctcaacatcttcactcTTTAAAGTGACGCCGGTCGTTTGAAACTTGCCGATTTCATCCTCTGGCG
The DNA window shown above is from Syngnathoides biaculeatus isolate LvHL_M chromosome 3, ASM1980259v1, whole genome shotgun sequence and carries:
- the LOC133497646 gene encoding oocyte zinc finger protein XlCOF20-like, with translation MCAKRVKEEKCEENERRRQPLDALCQQPRFVFNRPDVYDGELCPEPPGVKEEDDPEGSYIKEEEQEVAITRFHLTRVTVKREDGDGGSQADGLLPPLSDSDDVTSHSDDDDDDDDDEEQSHDDMTLHTDRKRVKCAHCDKVFYKSSLKRHMRTHTGEKPFACPACGKKFSRKGDLATHQRTHTGEKPFACSFCGKRFTQGNSLIAHERTHTGGKPFACLACGKTFSQKGNLIAHTRTHTGEKPFGCSVCGQRFSIKANLTTHIRTHTGEKPYACSVCDQRFSIKRNLTRHSRTHTGEK
- the LOC133497559 gene encoding gastrula zinc finger protein XlCGF57.1-like yields the protein MGAKRVKEEDCGEDTSGPKEEKQRQRRLRDAVWEQPRDCFQNADVSEGDLHPEEQEPENAHVKIEEEPDLPDVKEDGKPESQSIKDEAPEDEIGKFQTTGVTLKSEDVEMRRRDLSALLSESDDITSHSSNYDDDGEGDEENWKGALKCHANNKCIQCSHCNRTFYNKSSLIRHTRTHTGEKPFACSLCDKRFSIRGNLTKHLRTHTGEKPLACSVCGKRFFQKGDLTIHTRTHTGEKPFACSVCGKRFTGKQNLTRHTRTHTGEKPFACLVCGQRFSVKANLKTHTRTHTGEKAFACSLCGKGFTKRIYFARHTRTHSGEKPFACSLCSQRFSFKGDLKLHVRTHTGDKHFACSVCGKKFSRKAHLKTHAGTHTGEKTFGCSICGQNFSLKANLKRHTKLHSGEKPFACLVCGQRFSVKANLIRHTRIHTAEKNFACSVCGQRFFAQEHLTKHTRTHTGEKLFACSFCGKKFIQKGDLTSHRRTHTGEKPFACLACGKRFAKKTNLTTHTRTHTGEKPFVCSVCGKRFTVKTHLTRHTRTHTGEKPFACSLCGQRFSVKASLKRHTRTHMGEKPLPAQFVAKDSLHRTVK